A genomic stretch from Tribolium castaneum strain GA2 chromosome 6, icTriCast1.1, whole genome shotgun sequence includes:
- the LOC135266525 gene encoding uncharacterized protein LOC135266525, which yields MSGNNKRKQTRGESPINARRVRGSTDGSDQTVSSIDRLTEVMADFLERSNNRPTAFATKEEVVPPFNPEDRDQSAEAWCRKVDELRGIFRWTEDATIYYALAKLRGLAEVWYKGLPSVNMSWAEWKEKLRTAFPSTRDFNDDLSRMMQRQKRRDESYARYFYEKLSLINACRIIGTDAVSCLIGGIDDVVVKTGARAGNHQTPESLFAYLATISDTKALPKPATATTSSFSRAPQVAKTHHRGRQFDEKRSSVPVCYDCGKEGHYRRQCRKPAPENSRKSELRCNYCRGTGHTEKYCNKKNKDPKTVA from the coding sequence ATGAGCGGAAATAATAAGAGGAAGCAAACTCGTGGCGAATCGCCAATTAACGCGCGAAGGGTTAGAGGCAGCACCGACGGGTCTGATCAAACCGTCTCTTCGATCGACCGCCTCACCGAAGTGATGGCAGATTTTCTCGAGCGGTCAAACAACCGCCCTACCGCGTTTGCCACAAAGGAGGAGGTGGTACCACCCTTCAACCCAGAGGACCGCGACCAAAGCGCCGAGGCCTGGTGTCGCAAGGTGGACGAGTTAAGGGGTATTTTCCGTTGGACGGAAGATGCCACAATTTATTATGCTTTGGCGAAATTGCGGGGACTCGCCGAGGTGTGGTACAAAGGGTTACCCTCCGTAAACATGTCTTGGGCGGAATGGAAGGAAAAATTAAGGACTGCGTTCCCATCCACTCGCGATTTCAATGACGATCTCTCGAGAATGATGCAGCGGCAGAAACGTCGGGATGAAAGCTACGCTCGGTACTTTTATGAAAAGCTTTCGCTCATAAACGCTTGCCGCATCATAGGAACCGACGCCGTTTCATGCTTAATCGGGGGCATTGACGACGTCGTTGTAAAAACGGGCGCGAGAGCAGGCAATCACCAAACCCCGGAATCGCTTTTCGCATACCTCGCGACGATCAGCGACACAAAAGCGCTCCCGAAACCAGCTACAGCGACCACTTCGTCGTTCTCACGAGCACCCCAGGTAGCAAAAACCCATCACCGAGGAAGACAATTCGACGAGAAACGGTCTTCGGTGCCGGTTTGCTACGATTGCGGAAAAGAAGGACACTATCGCCGACAGTGCCGGAAGCCAGCACCGGAAAACAGCCGGAAATCGGAGCTGCGATGCAACTACTGTCGTGGTACCGGTCACACCGAGAAATATTGTAACAAGAAAAACAAAGACCCGAAGACGGTAGCATGA